Proteins encoded by one window of Arachis ipaensis cultivar K30076 chromosome B04, Araip1.1, whole genome shotgun sequence:
- the LOC107639526 gene encoding histone-lysine N-methyltransferase ATXR2-like isoform X2 codes for MTVDLVVASPVEDYFLYIDDLKNPDKELLFFPLQSCMNHSCSPNAKAFKRDEDRDGQATIIAVRPIRKGEEVSACMLTGEWLW; via the exons ATGACTGT TGATTTGGTTGTAGCTTCTCCTGTGGAGGATTACTTTTTATacattgatgatctgaaaaatcctgATAAG GAACTGCTTTTTTTTCCTTTGCAAAGCTGCATGAACCATTCTTGTAGTCCTAATGCCAAAGCCTTCAAGAGAGACGAG GATAGGGATGGCCAAGCAACCATAATCGCAGTAAGGCCGATTCGAAAAGGAGAAGAG GTTTCAGCATGTATGTTGACTGGAGAATGGCTTTGGTAG
- the LOC107639526 gene encoding histone-lysine N-methyltransferase ATXR2-like isoform X1 — protein sequence MTVDLVVASPVEDYFLYIDDLKNPDKELLFFPLQSCMNHSCSPNAKAFKRDEDRDGQATIIAVRPIRKGEEQQVSACMLTGEWLW from the exons ATGACTGT TGATTTGGTTGTAGCTTCTCCTGTGGAGGATTACTTTTTATacattgatgatctgaaaaatcctgATAAG GAACTGCTTTTTTTTCCTTTGCAAAGCTGCATGAACCATTCTTGTAGTCCTAATGCCAAAGCCTTCAAGAGAGACGAG GATAGGGATGGCCAAGCAACCATAATCGCAGTAAGGCCGATTCGAAAAGGAGAAGAG CAACAGGTTTCAGCATGTATGTTGACTGGAGAATGGCTTTGGTAG